One Actinosynnema pretiosum DNA segment encodes these proteins:
- a CDS encoding AMP-binding protein — protein sequence MPSRAEAAALPPWSTDPADAGGPPPALGDLFAAPALRWPDRPAIADGETGHTFAGLERAARSVASALAALGVGEGDRVVVLSRKAAAMPVVAVAVWKLAAVYVPLDGAEPAGRLRALVDRLRPRAVVALDERDPLTPDPRWLGGADLAAALAGDADHPTTPHRPGAAAYVVLAAGPSGVPQGVENSADALTSYFRAHNRVLRVTPDSRVLSLSPFQVDVSFEDTLLPLSLGAHVVQFRGLPAGPLVRAVLARERITHLIAVSLLLGMITGDGRQLDPARLPALELVMTGAQVCDPAVVAAWRRRLPGVRLVHAFGPPEATVFAISHEFGPGDDANGPESGGPDDAAGHLIGRPLPGCSVRIVRDGVERRGPGERGELWVGGERVMIGYVDQPEETARAVVEHDGVRYFRTGDVCSRDERGDLRFHGHADPDAVWLAGRRCHLAEVRRAAEGCPGVDGAVAAVVPRARRDVVALAVTSADPLALDAVAARLDDLLPDHLRPALLARSPVPVGADALTRLADAARRSDSDRFALSPDGAVEPIE from the coding sequence ATGCCCAGCCGCGCTGAGGCCGCCGCGCTGCCGCCGTGGTCGACCGACCCCGCCGACGCGGGCGGGCCGCCGCCCGCGCTCGGCGACCTGTTCGCCGCCCCGGCCCTGCGGTGGCCGGACCGCCCCGCGATCGCCGACGGCGAGACCGGTCACACGTTCGCCGGTCTCGAACGGGCCGCCCGGTCGGTCGCGTCCGCGCTCGCGGCGCTCGGCGTCGGCGAGGGCGACCGCGTGGTGGTGCTCAGCCGCAAGGCCGCCGCGATGCCCGTCGTCGCGGTCGCCGTCTGGAAGCTCGCCGCCGTCTACGTCCCCCTCGACGGCGCGGAACCCGCGGGGCGGCTGCGCGCCCTCGTCGACCGGCTGCGCCCGCGCGCCGTGGTCGCGCTGGACGAGCGCGACCCGCTCACCCCCGACCCGCGGTGGCTCGGCGGCGCGGACCTGGCCGCCGCGCTGGCCGGGGACGCCGACCACCCCACCACGCCGCACCGGCCGGGCGCCGCCGCGTACGTCGTGCTCGCCGCGGGCCCCAGCGGCGTGCCGCAGGGCGTGGAGAACAGCGCGGACGCCCTCACCTCCTACTTCCGCGCCCACAACCGGGTGCTGCGCGTCACGCCGGACTCGCGGGTGCTGAGCCTGTCGCCGTTCCAGGTCGACGTCTCCTTCGAGGACACCCTGCTGCCGCTGTCGCTGGGGGCCCACGTCGTCCAGTTCCGGGGCCTGCCCGCCGGTCCGCTCGTGCGCGCCGTGCTGGCCCGCGAGCGGATCACCCACCTGATCGCGGTCTCCCTGCTCCTGGGCATGATCACCGGGGACGGGCGGCAGCTCGACCCGGCCAGGCTCCCGGCGCTGGAGCTGGTGATGACCGGGGCCCAGGTGTGCGACCCCGCCGTCGTGGCCGCGTGGCGGCGGCGGTTGCCCGGAGTCCGGCTCGTCCACGCCTTCGGGCCGCCCGAGGCCACGGTGTTCGCGATCTCCCACGAGTTCGGGCCGGGCGACGACGCGAACGGCCCCGAGAGCGGCGGCCCGGACGACGCCGCAGGCCACCTGATCGGCCGCCCCCTGCCCGGCTGCTCGGTCCGCATCGTCCGCGACGGCGTCGAGCGGCGCGGGCCCGGCGAGCGCGGCGAGCTGTGGGTGGGCGGCGAGCGGGTGATGATCGGCTACGTCGACCAGCCCGAGGAGACCGCCCGCGCGGTCGTCGAGCACGACGGCGTCCGCTACTTCCGCACCGGCGACGTGTGCTCCCGCGACGAGCGCGGCGACCTGCGCTTCCACGGCCACGCCGACCCGGACGCGGTGTGGCTCGCCGGCCGCCGCTGCCACCTCGCCGAGGTCCGCCGCGCCGCCGAGGGCTGCCCCGGCGTGGACGGGGCGGTCGCGGCCGTCGTCCCGCGCGCCCGGCGCGACGTCGTCGCGCTCGCCGTCACCTCGGCCGACCCGCTGGCGCTCGACGCCGTGGCGGCCCGCCTGGACGACCTGCTGCCGGACCACCTGCGCCCCGCGCTGCTGGCCCGCTCGCCCGTCCCGGTCGGCGCGGACGCGCTGACCCGCCTGGCGGACGCCGCCCGGCGATCCGACTCCGACCGCTTCGCGCTGTCCCCCGACGGCGCCGTCGAGCCCATTGAGTGA
- a CDS encoding alpha/beta hydrolase fold domain-containing protein, with product MAERMHPEFARLAAARRIMAVPPSTGAPTADRVRAERANAERWVERFGGAADPDDGAVVERRAGSVLVRPAAVDERAPHVLYVHGGGMVYYSTTTFLPFLRLLATALRAPVEAFDYPKAPEHTAEESLARLGEAVAARCADLAGRRPVLAGDSVGGLFALHLALRVLPGAFARAVLIYPVLDLRTERDSYREFGEGHFLDRTAMRGFKSALEPFFSARGPDPLALSDAELAALPPCSLVTAGCDVLRDEGLAWARFLADRSVPLRHAHFPDLPHDFCLYAAGLDSARRAALEIAATAFDTEEDHAQPR from the coding sequence TTGGCTGAGCGGATGCACCCCGAGTTCGCCCGCCTCGCCGCGGCCAGGCGGATCATGGCCGTGCCGCCGTCGACGGGCGCGCCGACCGCCGACCGGGTCCGCGCCGAGCGGGCGAACGCCGAGCGGTGGGTCGAGCGCTTCGGCGGCGCGGCCGACCCCGACGACGGCGCGGTGGTCGAGCGGCGCGCGGGCTCGGTCCTGGTGCGCCCGGCGGCGGTGGACGAGCGCGCCCCGCACGTCCTCTACGTCCACGGCGGCGGGATGGTCTACTACTCGACCACGACGTTCCTGCCGTTCCTGCGGCTGCTGGCCACCGCCCTGCGCGCGCCCGTCGAGGCGTTCGACTACCCCAAGGCGCCCGAGCACACCGCCGAGGAGTCGCTGGCGCGCCTGGGGGAGGCGGTCGCGGCGCGGTGCGCCGACCTGGCGGGCAGGCGGCCGGTCCTCGCGGGCGACAGCGTCGGCGGGCTGTTCGCGCTGCACCTGGCGCTGCGCGTGCTGCCGGGGGCCTTCGCCCGCGCCGTCCTGATCTACCCGGTGCTCGACCTGCGGACCGAGCGCGACTCCTACCGCGAGTTCGGCGAGGGCCACTTCCTCGACCGCACCGCCATGCGCGGCTTCAAGTCCGCCCTGGAGCCGTTCTTCTCGGCGCGCGGCCCCGACCCGCTCGCCCTGTCCGACGCCGAGCTGGCCGCGCTGCCGCCCTGCTCGCTCGTCACGGCGGGCTGCGACGTGCTCCGCGACGAGGGCCTGGCGTGGGCGCGCTTCCTGGCCGACCGGTCGGTCCCGCTCAGGCACGCGCACTTCCCCGACCTGCCGCACGACTTCTGCCTGTACGCGGCCGGGTTGGACTCGGCCCGGCGCGCCGCGCTCGAGATCGCGGCCACCGCGTTCGACACCGAGGAGGACCATGCCCAGCCGCGCTGA
- a CDS encoding amino acid adenylation domain-containing protein, with product MTTTPATTTPARTAPLPPWSLDPADRALPPPPLGDLVRAAAANWPDRPAVHDGRSGFTFAELERGARALAARLAELGVRPGDRVAVLAEKSALVPALAIAAWKLGAVYAPLDAAQPEPRLRGLLGRLRPRAVLALDDREPVVDDAAWIGRAELEAVLRQPAPDLPSAVRGPDDPAYVIFTSGSTGAPKGVEIGVGSLVAYFGNHNEVLRFTPDSRVFSLSPFHFDVSIEDTLLPLSLGAFVHQFRGVHAGAIMRAVIARERITHLIAVSTLLTMITEGGRHVGRKTFPHLEMVMTGAEVCDPGVINLWKAALPDARVFNVYGPTEATIVCTAHEIAEVDPDRTGSYPIGRPLRGVAARIVDDGREVVAPGHVGELWIGGEQVMLGYFDQPEETARRVVEHDGVRYYRTGDMCAYDDNGDIVFHGRDDDEVKLAGRRIHLGEIRQLVLGSAGVERAAVALVPRGGRDVIALVVMAPDRSVVADVEALLADQLPDYMRPTLLAWSPAPTVSSTGKTDENRLMRRLADAVRDCTATRFAFTADGTAEPAEGDGLG from the coding sequence GTGACCACGACGCCCGCGACCACCACGCCCGCCCGCACCGCGCCCCTGCCGCCCTGGTCGCTCGACCCCGCCGACCGCGCCCTGCCCCCGCCCCCGCTCGGCGACCTCGTCCGCGCGGCGGCGGCCAACTGGCCCGACCGCCCCGCCGTCCACGACGGCCGCTCCGGCTTCACCTTCGCCGAGCTGGAGCGCGGGGCGCGGGCACTGGCCGCCCGGCTCGCGGAGCTGGGCGTGCGGCCGGGCGACCGGGTCGCCGTCCTCGCGGAGAAGTCCGCGCTCGTGCCCGCGCTGGCCATCGCCGCCTGGAAGCTCGGCGCCGTCTACGCCCCGCTCGACGCCGCCCAGCCCGAACCGCGGCTGCGCGGCCTGCTCGGCAGGCTGCGGCCCCGCGCGGTGCTCGCCCTGGACGACCGGGAACCGGTGGTCGACGACGCCGCCTGGATCGGCCGCGCCGAGCTGGAGGCGGTGCTCCGGCAACCGGCCCCCGACCTGCCCTCGGCGGTGCGCGGACCCGACGACCCGGCGTACGTCATCTTCACCTCCGGCTCGACCGGCGCCCCCAAGGGCGTCGAGATCGGCGTCGGCAGCCTGGTCGCGTACTTCGGCAACCACAACGAGGTCCTGCGCTTCACCCCGGACTCGCGGGTGTTCAGCCTGTCCCCGTTCCACTTCGACGTCTCGATCGAGGACACGCTGCTGCCGCTCTCGCTCGGCGCGTTCGTCCACCAGTTCCGGGGCGTCCACGCGGGCGCGATCATGCGCGCGGTCATCGCCCGCGAGCGGATCACCCACCTGATCGCGGTCTCCACCCTCCTCACGATGATCACCGAGGGCGGCAGGCACGTCGGCCGGAAGACCTTCCCGCACCTGGAGATGGTGATGACCGGCGCCGAGGTGTGCGACCCCGGCGTGATCAACCTCTGGAAGGCGGCCCTGCCGGACGCCCGCGTGTTCAACGTCTACGGGCCCACCGAGGCGACGATCGTGTGCACGGCCCACGAGATCGCCGAGGTCGACCCGGACCGCACCGGCTCCTACCCGATCGGCAGGCCGCTGCGCGGCGTCGCGGCGCGCATCGTCGACGACGGGCGCGAGGTCGTCGCGCCCGGCCACGTCGGCGAGCTGTGGATCGGCGGCGAGCAGGTGATGCTCGGCTACTTCGACCAGCCCGAGGAGACCGCGCGCCGCGTCGTCGAGCACGACGGCGTCCGCTACTACCGCACCGGCGACATGTGCGCCTACGACGACAACGGCGACATCGTCTTCCACGGCCGCGACGACGACGAGGTCAAGCTCGCGGGCCGCCGCATCCACCTCGGCGAGATCCGGCAGCTCGTGCTGGGCAGCGCGGGTGTCGAGCGGGCGGCCGTCGCGCTCGTCCCGCGCGGTGGCCGGGACGTCATCGCCCTGGTGGTGATGGCCCCCGACCGGTCGGTCGTGGCCGACGTGGAGGCGCTGCTGGCCGACCAGCTGCCCGACTACATGCGCCCGACCCTGCTGGCCTGGTCGCCCGCGCCGACGGTGTCCTCCACCGGCAAGACGGACGAGAACCGGCTCATGCGGCGGCTCGCCGACGCGGTGCGCGACTGCACCGCCACGCGCTTCGCGTTCACCGCCGACGGGACCGCCGAACCCGCCGAGGGGGACGGCCTTGGCTGA
- a CDS encoding GNAT family N-acetyltransferase: MSDVEVRPIEPDQLHGLLELCREHAAYERAGFRESGQVERWRAALFGDRPVLHGWVAVDGGGRLCGYMTATIDFATWGAEPFAYLDCLYLREPYRGSGLGRAFFERLRGFAAARGCARVEWQTPPDNELGIGFYRRMGATDRPKARFSYDVTGQADGTGQVAP, encoded by the coding sequence GTGAGCGACGTCGAGGTGCGGCCGATCGAGCCGGACCAGCTCCACGGGCTGCTGGAGCTGTGCCGCGAGCACGCCGCCTACGAGAGGGCCGGGTTCCGGGAGAGCGGCCAGGTCGAGCGCTGGCGCGCGGCCCTGTTCGGGGACCGGCCGGTGCTGCACGGCTGGGTGGCCGTCGACGGCGGCGGGCGCCTGTGCGGCTACATGACCGCCACGATCGACTTCGCCACCTGGGGCGCGGAGCCGTTCGCCTACCTGGACTGCCTCTACCTGCGCGAGCCCTACCGGGGCTCCGGTCTCGGCCGGGCGTTCTTCGAGCGGCTGCGCGGGTTCGCCGCCGCGCGCGGGTGCGCCCGCGTCGAGTGGCAGACCCCGCCGGACAACGAGCTGGGCATCGGCTTCTACCGGCGCATGGGCGCCACCGACAGGCCCAAGGCCCGCTTCAGCTACGACGTCACCGGGCAGGCCGACGGCACCGGGCAGGTCGCCCCGTGA
- a CDS encoding LysR family transcriptional regulator has product MLLDLNLLRALEALLEEGGVTGAARRLHLTAPAVSRALTRIRRATGDEILVRSGRGMVPTEYAVAVRGEVRRLVREAEAVLSPRREVDPAELDRVFCLRWHDAVTELVGPGVLAAVRERAPGVRLRFLGESDSDGREALEGVDLGTSAGPAPSPDVHHEPVRRDRPSVVLREDHELARGELTAERYAAAEHVVVSRRGALADRVDGLLAELGLTRSVVAAAPTAVAALRLARRCGLVATLPSSVAGPLAREHGLAHRPLPLPAPEIALHLTWHRRHDGDPAHRWLRELCLVELRKTIAPE; this is encoded by the coding sequence GTGCTCCTCGACCTGAACCTCCTGCGCGCCCTGGAAGCCCTCCTGGAAGAGGGCGGTGTCACCGGCGCGGCGCGGCGGCTGCACCTGACCGCGCCCGCCGTGAGCCGGGCGCTGACCAGGATCCGGCGGGCCACCGGGGACGAGATCCTGGTGCGCAGCGGGCGGGGCATGGTGCCCACCGAGTACGCCGTCGCGGTGCGCGGCGAGGTGCGGCGGCTGGTCAGGGAGGCCGAGGCGGTGCTCTCGCCCCGGCGCGAGGTCGACCCGGCGGAGCTGGACCGGGTGTTCTGCCTGCGGTGGCACGACGCCGTGACCGAGCTGGTCGGGCCGGGGGTGCTGGCCGCCGTCCGGGAGCGCGCGCCGGGGGTCCGGCTGCGGTTCCTCGGCGAGTCCGATTCGGACGGTCGGGAGGCGCTGGAGGGCGTCGACCTGGGCACCAGCGCGGGCCCGGCGCCCTCGCCCGACGTGCACCACGAGCCGGTGCGGCGGGACCGGCCCTCGGTGGTGCTGCGCGAGGACCACGAGCTGGCGCGGGGCGAGCTGACCGCCGAGCGCTACGCCGCCGCCGAGCACGTGGTCGTCTCGCGGCGCGGCGCGCTCGCCGACCGGGTCGACGGGCTGCTCGCCGAGCTGGGGCTGACCCGCTCGGTGGTCGCCGCCGCGCCCACCGCGGTCGCCGCGCTGCGGCTGGCGCGGCGGTGCGGGCTGGTGGCGACCCTGCCGTCCTCGGTGGCGGGGCCGCTCGCGCGCGAGCACGGGCTGGCGCACCGGCCGCTCCCGCTGCCCGCGCCGGAGATCGCGCTGCACCTGACCTGGCACCGCCGCCACGACGGCGACCCGGCCCACCGCTGGCTGCGGGAGCTGTGCCTGGTCGAGCTGCGGAAGACGATTGCACCGGAGTAA
- a CDS encoding inositol monophosphatase family protein, whose product MSTLTATATATADAVRAAGTALVRGYRTSHDLVDRAAVEAAIAAADEVSLAELRPALEAAAPDAGWVEDELAEGGLPPGRWWVVDPVEGAINYVHGLPEWGVTATLVEDDLPVLTAVHLPLADLTYTATAGGGALRNGERLRASVKAELRGALVGTGQASPGETEGTWRLIGRSATAMMAASGVLGVSVPPTLRLLHVADGRSDVFWQHGAVRSGLLPGALLVAEAGGVVSDLRGAPWTAASGDFLAAAPGVHAQAAAVLGAL is encoded by the coding sequence ATGAGCACGCTCACCGCTACTGCCACCGCCACCGCCGACGCCGTCCGCGCCGCGGGCACCGCACTGGTCCGGGGGTACCGCACGAGCCACGACCTGGTCGACCGGGCCGCCGTGGAGGCCGCGATCGCCGCCGCCGACGAGGTCTCGCTCGCCGAGCTGCGCCCGGCGCTGGAAGCCGCCGCGCCCGACGCCGGGTGGGTGGAGGACGAGCTCGCGGAGGGCGGGCTGCCGCCGGGCCGGTGGTGGGTGGTGGACCCGGTGGAGGGTGCGATCAACTACGTGCACGGCCTGCCCGAGTGGGGCGTCACCGCGACCCTCGTGGAGGACGACCTGCCGGTGCTCACCGCCGTGCACCTGCCCCTGGCCGACCTGACCTACACCGCGACGGCGGGCGGCGGGGCGCTGCGGAACGGGGAGCGGCTGCGCGCGTCGGTGAAGGCGGAGCTGCGCGGCGCGCTCGTCGGCACCGGGCAGGCCAGCCCCGGGGAGACCGAGGGGACGTGGCGGCTGATCGGCCGGTCGGCGACCGCGATGATGGCCGCGTCCGGGGTGCTCGGGGTGAGCGTGCCGCCGACGCTGCGGCTGCTGCACGTGGCCGACGGGCGCTCGGACGTGTTCTGGCAGCACGGCGCGGTCCGGTCGGGGCTGCTGCCGGGGGCGCTGCTGGTGGCCGAGGCGGGCGGGGTGGTGAGCGACCTGCGGGGCGCGCCGTGGACCGCCGCGAGCGGCGACTTCCTGGCCGCCGCGCCGGGCGTGCACGCGCAGGCCGCGGCCGTGCTGGGCGCGCTGTGA
- a CDS encoding NAD(P)-dependent oxidoreductase, whose protein sequence is MNGLRLVVLGATGGVGGHVVAHALRRGHSVTALSRDPRGLPGHGSLRVAAVDVRDRDAVAEALAGSDAVVSALGNPPRSGPGVLAAGAASLVAAAPPRLVWLGAHGTGPSATAATSALLRLALGAEEVADKVAADALVLAAGGTVVHAGPLTGPAVDRTTLGAVALGTVAPGTVAPGTVASDAVILGVTALNTTAPDTAIPEGARLLPLGARRLPRPVRRATLAALLLAEAEQPAHAGAVALAAG, encoded by the coding sequence GTGAACGGCCTGCGGCTGGTCGTGCTGGGCGCGACCGGGGGCGTCGGCGGGCACGTGGTGGCGCACGCCCTGCGGCGCGGCCACTCGGTGACCGCCCTCAGCCGCGACCCGCGCGGGCTGCCGGGGCATGGGTCGCTGCGGGTGGCGGCGGTGGACGTGCGGGACCGGGACGCGGTCGCCGAGGCGCTGGCCGGGAGCGACGCGGTCGTGTCGGCGCTGGGCAACCCGCCGAGGTCCGGCCCCGGCGTGCTGGCGGCGGGCGCGGCGTCCCTGGTGGCGGCGGCCCCGCCGCGCCTGGTGTGGCTGGGCGCGCACGGCACCGGCCCGTCCGCGACCGCCGCGACCTCGGCGCTGCTGCGCCTGGCGCTGGGCGCGGAGGAGGTGGCCGACAAGGTGGCGGCCGACGCGCTGGTCCTGGCGGCGGGCGGCACGGTCGTCCACGCGGGCCCGCTGACCGGCCCCGCTGTCGACCGGACCACCCTGGGCGCGGTCGCCCTGGGCACGGTCGCTCCTGGCACGGTCGCTCCTGGCACGGTCGCCTCGGACGCCGTCATCCTGGGCGTGACCGCCCTGAACACAACCGCGCCGGACACGGCCATCCCCGAAGGCGCCCGCCTGCTCCCCCTCGGCGCCCGCCGCCTGCCGCGCCCGGTGCGGCGCGCGACGCTGGCCGCGCTGCTGCTGGCCGAGGCCGAGCAACCCGCGCACGCCGGAGCGGTCGCGCTCGCGGCGGGCTGA
- a CDS encoding DUF6346 domain-containing protein, which produces MAEPDGRHSASNTGKRDEGAEDVWRKLALAIAALTGLVVWAALGALGLDGMARWQPQAALAEVAGRGTATISDCREAGGIGFRTGWFCVAEATWEDGTTSRVEPTPEGQFTPADQGRELAVVRRLETRPKGGDDVERVYRADFEPSLLLGFGSIVGALGAGALVTLVLLGAAARIGKKDDTKGGVGA; this is translated from the coding sequence ATGGCGGAACCGGATGGGCGACACTCCGCGTCGAACACCGGCAAGAGGGACGAGGGGGCCGAGGACGTGTGGCGCAAGCTCGCACTGGCCATCGCGGCGCTGACGGGACTGGTGGTGTGGGCGGCGCTGGGCGCGCTGGGCCTGGACGGGATGGCCAGGTGGCAGCCGCAGGCCGCGCTGGCGGAGGTCGCGGGCCGGGGAACGGCCACGATCAGCGACTGCCGGGAGGCGGGCGGGATCGGCTTCAGGACGGGGTGGTTCTGCGTCGCGGAGGCCACCTGGGAGGACGGGACCACGTCGCGGGTCGAACCGACCCCCGAGGGGCAGTTCACCCCTGCGGACCAGGGCCGGGAACTCGCGGTGGTGCGGCGCCTGGAGACCAGGCCGAAGGGCGGCGACGACGTGGAGCGGGTCTACCGGGCCGACTTCGAGCCGAGCCTGCTGCTCGGGTTCGGGTCGATCGTCGGCGCGCTCGGCGCGGGTGCGCTGGTCACGCTCGTCCTCCTCGGCGCGGCGGCGCGGATCGGCAAGAAGGACGACACGAAGGGTGGGGTTGGCGCTTGA
- a CDS encoding YbaB/EbfC family nucleoid-associated protein, giving the protein MNPVTGDPDALMRGWDQQIQNSLRQADQLTRVARELSVTRRSPDGAVTVTVDSGGNVIALDLGDAALRKRAPELSAEILSTMRAAQSQLAARMQEAVTPILGGDSDATEAIVGGLKEKFPEPPPEPPAGQQPPPHPGPPPPPPPPPAPGAFPPPAPPQGAGPAPGAAPRRAARPDDDEDFGNRDWASDRKGW; this is encoded by the coding sequence TTGAACCCGGTCACAGGTGACCCGGACGCGCTGATGCGCGGTTGGGACCAGCAGATCCAGAACAGCCTCAGGCAGGCTGACCAGCTCACGCGGGTGGCGCGCGAGCTGAGCGTGACCAGGCGCTCCCCCGACGGCGCGGTGACCGTGACCGTCGACAGCGGCGGCAACGTGATCGCGCTCGACCTGGGCGACGCGGCGCTGCGCAAGCGGGCGCCCGAGCTGTCGGCGGAGATCCTGTCCACCATGCGCGCGGCGCAGTCGCAGCTCGCCGCCAGGATGCAGGAAGCGGTCACCCCGATCCTGGGCGGCGACTCCGACGCCACCGAGGCGATCGTGGGCGGGCTGAAGGAGAAGTTCCCCGAACCCCCGCCCGAGCCGCCCGCGGGCCAGCAGCCGCCGCCCCACCCCGGTCCGCCGCCGCCTCCCCCGCCACCCCCGGCTCCGGGGGCGTTCCCCCCGCCCGCGCCCCCGCAGGGCGCGGGCCCGGCGCCCGGCGCGGCCCCCCGCCGCGCCGCGCGGCCGGACGACGACGAGGACTTCGGCAACCGCGACTGGGCGAGCGACCGGAAGGGCTGGTGA
- a CDS encoding type VII secretion target: MGDGFGVHTGEMREHAGRLEGVVDRIDVAKDAATQATISGTTAYGILCSPLLLPLMGAVEAMGHTAISTARTVVNATAEGIAGMADTYDAVEAAVIKGVETIEKALDGIR; this comes from the coding sequence GTGGGTGACGGGTTCGGCGTGCACACCGGCGAGATGCGGGAGCACGCGGGCAGGTTGGAGGGCGTGGTCGACCGGATCGACGTGGCCAAGGACGCGGCGACGCAGGCCACCATCAGCGGCACCACCGCCTACGGCATCCTGTGCAGCCCGCTGCTGCTGCCGCTGATGGGCGCGGTCGAGGCCATGGGGCACACGGCGATCAGCACCGCGCGCACCGTCGTGAACGCCACCGCGGAGGGCATCGCGGGCATGGCGGACACCTACGACGCGGTCGAGGCCGCGGTGATCAAGGGCGTGGAGACCATCGAGAAGGCACTGGACGGGATCCGATGA
- a CDS encoding glycoside hydrolase family 5 protein, whose product MRSGPIALVILLAASTFTGALPAAAAPADPPPTAAALTDWKAPLSTRGRYVVDADGNRFKLKSGNWHGASGTWTGSGSKSDPANHHAGEIAHQTPLGLDRAPLESVIDGFAELGLNSVRLPFSNEMVRDTAPVPDLPANPELRGLTPLGVYDRVVERLTARGFAVILNNHTGTSRWCCGVDGNERWNTARTEAQWQEDWLFMARRYASNKRVVGADLYNEVRRNITDDPNWGWGDDHDWHRASQQVANRILTEANPDLLVVVEGINWTGLPVDGFPHGRPTLEPVRTLSHALVESNKLVYSAHFYGYTGPNHSGATGIGETTDPRYQDLSPQELEDVVRRQALYVSAETGQHFTAPVWISEFGVGRDSAANTRDWFERFADLLVEADADFAYWPVVGNGESGNNWSLLNLDRDGRRTSVDADWRGAAWRRLVGASGRTGVVPVGARWSMLSLEHADLAASRAARGLGDWDSGARKGACADGQRLIGLAEAGARALCTGVSGAPGGFAVVRGEENVTQDWASGYTKVQCPADHYVAGYSVRGGAFSAALCARSGAALGGAGRTVWFDRGDSRPAGNPGGEFASSRYKGQCAENEHVAGIAWTGRIFSDKGPDALYCRGSVPR is encoded by the coding sequence GTGAGGTCTGGACCTATCGCACTCGTCATCCTGCTGGCCGCGTCGACCTTCACGGGCGCCCTGCCCGCCGCCGCGGCCCCCGCCGACCCCCCGCCGACCGCCGCCGCGCTCACCGACTGGAAGGCCCCGCTGAGCACGCGGGGCCGGTACGTCGTGGACGCGGACGGCAACCGGTTCAAGCTCAAGTCCGGCAACTGGCACGGCGCCAGCGGCACGTGGACGGGCTCCGGCTCCAAGTCCGACCCGGCGAACCACCACGCCGGGGAGATCGCCCACCAGACGCCGCTCGGCCTCGACCGGGCGCCGCTGGAGAGCGTCATCGACGGCTTCGCCGAGCTGGGGCTCAACAGCGTGCGCCTGCCGTTCTCCAACGAGATGGTGCGCGACACCGCCCCCGTGCCCGACCTGCCCGCGAACCCGGAGCTGCGCGGCCTGACCCCGCTCGGCGTGTACGACCGGGTGGTGGAGCGGCTGACCGCGCGCGGGTTCGCGGTGATCCTGAACAACCACACGGGGACCTCCCGGTGGTGCTGCGGCGTCGACGGGAACGAGCGGTGGAACACCGCGCGCACCGAGGCGCAGTGGCAGGAGGACTGGCTGTTCATGGCGCGGCGGTACGCGTCGAACAAGCGGGTGGTGGGCGCGGACCTGTACAACGAGGTCAGGCGGAACATCACCGACGACCCGAACTGGGGCTGGGGCGACGACCACGACTGGCACCGCGCGAGCCAGCAGGTGGCGAACCGCATCCTGACCGAGGCCAACCCGGACCTGCTGGTGGTCGTGGAGGGGATCAACTGGACCGGGCTGCCGGTCGACGGGTTCCCGCACGGCAGGCCGACGCTGGAGCCGGTGCGGACGCTGTCGCACGCGCTGGTGGAGTCGAACAAGCTGGTGTACTCGGCGCACTTCTACGGCTACACCGGGCCGAACCACTCGGGGGCCACCGGGATCGGCGAGACGACCGACCCGAGGTACCAGGACCTGTCGCCGCAGGAGCTGGAGGACGTGGTGCGGCGGCAGGCGCTGTACGTGTCGGCCGAGACCGGGCAGCACTTCACCGCGCCGGTGTGGATCAGCGAGTTCGGGGTGGGCCGGGACAGCGCGGCGAACACGCGGGACTGGTTCGAGCGGTTCGCGGACCTGCTGGTGGAGGCGGACGCGGACTTCGCGTACTGGCCGGTGGTGGGCAACGGCGAGTCGGGGAACAACTGGTCACTGCTGAACCTGGACCGGGACGGGCGGCGGACGTCGGTGGACGCGGACTGGCGCGGCGCGGCGTGGCGCAGGTTGGTCGGGGCGTCCGGGCGGACCGGGGTGGTGCCGGTGGGGGCGCGGTGGTCGATGCTGAGCCTGGAGCACGCGGACCTGGCGGCGTCGCGGGCGGCGCGCGGGTTGGGCGACTGGGACTCGGGGGCGCGCAAGGGGGCGTGCGCGGACGGGCAGCGGCTGATCGGGCTGGCGGAGGCGGGCGCGCGGGCGCTGTGCACCGGGGTTTCCGGCGCGCCGGGCGGGTTCGCGGTGGTGCGCGGGGAGGAGAACGTGACGCAGGACTGGGCGAGCGGGTACACGAAGGTGCAGTGCCCGGCGGACCACTACGTCGCCGGCTACTCGGTGCGCGGCGGCGCTTTCTCGGCGGCCCTGTGCGCCAGGTCGGGGGCGGCGCTGGGCGGGGCGGGGCGGACGGTGTGGTTCGACCGCGGCGACAGCAGGCCCGCGGGGAATCCGGGCGGGGAGTTCGCGTCGAGCAGGTACAAGGGGCAGTGCGCGGAGAACGAGCACGTGGCGGGGATCGCCTGGACGGGGCGGATCTTCTCGGACAAGGGACCGGACGCGCTGTACTGCCGGGGGTCGGTGCCCCGGTGA